A part of Melioribacteraceae bacterium genomic DNA contains:
- a CDS encoding flippase, producing the protein MNPESNSLWKKSMFVSMSQLIRLFTNVLIFVGIARLYGPEEYGQFTIAYTLATIFIVVADFGFDVLLTTEVAKNRDDVVNIGRKFFSMKILFTLLSTTFMLLIPAFKAFSPGSRNIIYVLVLYMIFTTFTNFFNAIFRGYERFEFETKISFITNLILLSLLILLGTLKVDLYFLMISFVMARFVGLIISIIKSRKLVGGDLIKLDFSGWRITLASVLVYGIHFLFGNLYFQIDTILLGFIRGDQDAGIYQAAFKIMLMLLLIPEIAISTILPMLSKVFVNNRESWSNIGRLLFKILFFIALPVAILLYFNSDIIITIVFGGKAFNEAIPVLQIFSFVILLRFSVEPFALMLTTANRQRIRMYVVITATILNLIINSLVIPYYGIIGAAWVSVGINVLVGLGYIIPNRKFLFEWLNGIKILFFLGLIIFSFLLVDSTIAATVVTLLLYGGLSYFIGFTGAERSSIINNFLFRRF; encoded by the coding sequence ATGAATCCGGAAAGTAATTCGCTATGGAAAAAATCAATGTTTGTTTCTATGTCCCAGTTGATCAGATTATTTACAAATGTTTTAATATTTGTCGGTATTGCCCGTCTCTACGGACCTGAGGAATACGGCCAGTTCACAATCGCTTACACACTTGCAACCATTTTTATTGTTGTTGCCGATTTCGGATTTGATGTGCTTCTTACTACCGAAGTGGCTAAGAACAGGGATGACGTTGTTAATATCGGCCGGAAATTCTTCTCGATGAAAATACTCTTCACACTTCTGAGTACAACATTTATGCTTTTGATTCCGGCTTTCAAAGCATTCAGTCCCGGAAGCAGAAATATTATCTATGTCCTTGTCCTCTATATGATCTTTACAACGTTTACCAACTTCTTTAATGCAATTTTCAGAGGTTACGAACGATTTGAGTTTGAAACTAAAATTTCATTCATAACCAACCTCATTTTGCTGTCACTGCTTATTCTGCTCGGCACACTGAAAGTAGATCTTTACTTTTTAATGATCAGTTTTGTAATGGCAAGATTCGTCGGACTTATTATTTCAATTATTAAATCAAGAAAACTTGTGGGCGGAGATTTAATAAAACTTGATTTTTCGGGTTGGAGAATAACATTGGCAAGTGTTCTTGTTTACGGGATTCATTTCCTCTTCGGCAACCTCTATTTTCAGATCGACACAATTCTTCTCGGCTTTATTCGAGGTGATCAGGATGCAGGTATTTATCAGGCTGCATTTAAGATCATGTTAATGCTCCTGCTGATTCCCGAGATTGCAATCAGTACTATTCTGCCGATGTTATCAAAGGTTTTCGTAAATAATAGAGAATCATGGAGTAATATAGGCCGGCTGCTTTTTAAAATTCTTTTCTTTATTGCCCTTCCGGTAGCAATTTTACTCTATTTTAATTCCGATATAATTATCACTATCGTTTTCGGGGGTAAAGCATTTAACGAGGCGATCCCCGTACTGCAGATCTTTTCATTTGTAATTCTACTAAGATTTTCTGTTGAACCTTTTGCCCTGATGCTTACAACAGCTAACCGGCAGAGGATAAGAATGTATGTGGTAATTACCGCAACGATTCTCAACCTTATTATTAATTCATTAGTAATTCCGTATTATGGAATTATTGGGGCTGCGTGGGTTTCAGTTGGTATTAATGTTCTAGTCGGATTAGGATATATCATTCCGAACCGGAAATTTTTATTTGAGTGGCTCAATGGTATTAAGATTTTATTTTTTCTGGGCCTCATAATCTTTTCATTTCTATTGGTTGATTCAACCATAGCTGCAACCGTGGTTACGCTCTTGTTGTACGGAGGACTTTCATATTTTATTGGATTCACCGGAGCCGAAAGGTCATCGATAATTAATAATTTTCTCTTCAGGAGATTCTGA